A region from the Corylus avellana chromosome ca7, CavTom2PMs-1.0 genome encodes:
- the LOC132188217 gene encoding protein C2-DOMAIN ABA-RELATED 1-like, translating into MENWIGLLKIHVQKGVNLAVRDVIKRSSDPYVIFHMGTQRVKTSVVRRSINPVWNEELTLSITDPSVPIKLLVYDKDTFSPDDKMGDAEFEIGPFVEALKQRRSEGLENGHIFKTVKADRQNCLAEESHIIWKDNRVVQNMVLRLRNVERGEVELQLQWRHISGSRGF; encoded by the exons ATGGAGAACTGGATCGGTTTGCTTAAAATTCATGTCCAGAAAGGGGTGAACCTTGCAGTCAGGGATGTCATAAAGAGAAGCAGTGACCCTTATGTTATTTTCCATATGGGCACCCAG AGGGTGAAGACCAGTGTAGTGAGGAGGAGCATCAATCCAGTGTGGAACGAAGAGCTGACTCTTTCTATTACAGATCCGAGTGTTCCAATCAAGCTT CTTGTGTACGACAAAGATACATTTAGCCCAGATGATAAAATGGGGGATGCTGAGTTTGAGATTGGTCCATTTGTTGAGGCCTTAAAGCAGCGCCGGTCGGAAGGCCTTGAAAATGGACACATTTTCAAGACAGTGAAAGCCGACAGGCAGAATTGTCTGGCCGAAGAGAGTCACATTATCTGGAAGGACAACAGAGTTGTTCAGAATATGGTTCTTAGACTGAGAAATGTGGAGCGTGGAGAGGTGGAGCTCCAGTTGCAGTGGAGACACATTTCTGGTTCTCGGGGTTTTTAG
- the LOC132187122 gene encoding UTP--glucose-1-phosphate uridylyltransferase-like, with amino-acid sequence MTIHSVLIQKLLNTNAHLGRRVAADHFKAYTYGIRNGMAIIDSDKTLIALRSACAFIGAMARQKARFLFVNTNPLFDEIFEQMTKRIGLYNPNQNSLWRTGGFLTNSFSPKRFRSRNKKLCFAPPQPPDCVVIFDTERKSSVIFEAEKLQIPVVALVDSSMPLDVYKRIAYPVPANDSVQFVYLFCNLITKTFLLEQKRFGGTAREDSAAAIPSTNDASKIENHREEAERIEESKSESFGFANDEVLVVPYESLTPVSGDKAEIKELLDKLVVLKFNGTLGTEMGFDGPKSAIEVCNGLTFLDLIVNQIESLNSSYGCNVPLLLMNTIKTNDDTVKVLEKYPKSNIVMLKSFYGQTSENESYPSDHDVEFLSLMKRGTLDALLTQGKEYILVVGSDNVAAVIDPKILKHLVQNKIEYCMEVTPTTSFGMDNDILNASQQKFQLDKIARNSAPQSMDKFKLIDTRSLWVNFRATKRLVDTDALKFENYSVSKGRETAAGSTIRFFDRAIGINVPQSRFWPINATSDLLIFQSDLYTYNNGILVRNAARSNPVNPSIDLGPEFGQVSDFLSRFRSIPSIIELDSLKVTGDVWFGTDITLKGKVNIVAKPGMRLEIPNGVVLQDKDISGPKDI; translated from the exons ATGACGATCCACTCGGTCTTGATCCAGAAGCTACTGAACACGAACGCCCACCTGGGGCGGCGCGTGGCAGCCGACCACTTCAAGGCCTACACGTACGGCATCCGCAATGGCATGGCCATCATCGACTCGGACAAAACCCTTATCGCGCTCCGCAGCGCCTGCGCCTTCATTGGCGCCATGGCTCGGCAGAAGGCCCGCTTCTTGTTCGTGAACACCAACCCGCTTTTTGACGAGATCTTCGAGCAGATGACCAAGAGGATCGGCCTCTACAACCCCAACCAAAACTCCCTCTGGCGCACCGGAGGCTTCCTCACCAATAGTTTCAGCCCCAAGAGGTTCCGTTCTCGCAACAAGAAGCTCTGCTTCGCTCCCCCGCAGCCCCCCGATTGCGTCGTCATCTTCGACACCGAGAGAAAGTCTTCCGTCATCTTCGAGGCCGAGAAGCTTCAGATTCCCGTCGTGGCCCTCGTCGACTCCTCCATGCCGCTCGACGTTTACAAGCGAATCGCCTACCCGGTCCCGGCCAACGATTCCGTGCAGTTCGTCTATTTGTTCTGTAATTTGATCACCAAGACTTTTCTGTTGGAGCAGAAGAGGTTCGGCGGCACCGCAAGAGAAGATTCTGCTGCTGCTATTCCTAGTACAAATGATGCTTCCAAGATCGAAAACCACCG TGAGGAAGCGGAACGCATTGAAGAGAGCAAGAGTGAGAGTTTTGGGTTTGCCAACGATGAAGTACTGGTTGTTCCTTATGAGAGCTTGACTCCTGTTTCTGGAG ATAAAGCGGAGATTAAGGAGCTGTTGGATAAGCTTGTTGTGTTGAAGTTCAATGGTACTTTGGGCACGGAGATGGGTTTCGATGGCCCTAA GTCAGCAATTGAAGTTTGTAATGGGTTGACATTTCTGGACTTGATCGTTAATCAAATTGAG tcTCTGAACTCCAGCTATGGATGCAATGTTCCTTTGCTTCTTATGAACACAATCAAAACAAATGATGACACGGTGAAG GTTTTGGAGAAATATCCCAAGTCGAACATTGTGATGCTGAAATCATTTTATGGACAGACTTCTGAGAATGAATC GTATCCTTCTGACCATGACGTGGAGTTCCTTTCTCTAATGAAGAGGGGAACCCTTGATGCATTATTGACACAG GGTAAGGAGTATATCCTTGTGGTTGGCTCAGATAATGTTGCTGCTGTAATTGACCCAA aaattttaaaacatttggtCCAAAATAAGATTGAATATTGTATGGAG GTTACACCAACAACCTCATTTGGTATGGATAATGATATTCTTAATGCAAGCCAACAAAAGTTTCAG CTTGACAAAATTGCAAGGAATTCTGCTCCACAA TCAATGGACAAGTTCAAACTTATTGATACAAGAAGCCT GTGGGTGAACTTCAGAGCCACTAAAAGGCTTGTGGATACTGATGCACTAAAGTTTGAGAATTATTCTGTTTCCAAG GGAAGAGAAACAGCAGCTGGTTCCACAATACGG TTCTTTGATCGTGCAATTGGCATTAATGTCCCCCAATCTCGTTTTTGGCCAATCAATGCGACATCAGATTTACTTATTTTCCAG TCAGATCTGTACACCTATAACAATGGGATTTTAGTTCGAAATGCAGCTAGATCAAATCCTGTAAATCCTTCGATTGATTTAGGACCAGAATTTGGACAG gTAAGCGACTTCCTAAGTCGCTTCAGGTCCATTCCTAGCATCATTGAGCTGGATAGCTTGAAGGTAACAGGTGATGTGTGGTTTGGAACTGATATAACTCTCAAG GGGAAAGTAAATATTGTTGCAAAACCTGGGATGAGGTTGGAAATTCCTAATGGAGTAGTACTCCAGGATAAG GACATCAGTGGCCCCAAGGACATTTGA
- the LOC132187558 gene encoding uncharacterized protein LOC132187558: MEEEDIFDSSLNLEEAHFKEGYSEGYEHGLVGGREDGQQVGLKVGFETGEELGFYDGCIHVWNSAIQVDPTRFSDRVQKTIKQMEELVKKYPVMDPENESVQQLMEGLRLKFRAVSATLGVKLEYVGYPKTAPDSGF, translated from the coding sequence ATGGAGGAGGAGGACATCTTTGATTCCTCTCTGAATCTGGAAGAAGCTCACTTCAAGGAAGGCTATTCCGAGGGCTACGAGCACGGTCTAGTTGGTGGCAGAGAGGATGGGCAACAGGTGGGCTTGAAAGTGGGTTTCGAGACCGGGGAGGAGCTCGGCTTTTACGATGGTTGCATCCACGTCTGGAACTCCGCTATTCAAGTCGATCCGACTCGGTTCTCGGATCGAGTACAGAAGACGATCAAGCAGATGGAGGAGTTGGTGAAGAAATACCCGGTTATGGATCCGGAGAACGAGAGCGTTCAACAACTGATGGAGGGCTTGAGGCTCAAGTTTAGGGCGGTTTCTGCGACTCTGGGTGTGAAATTGGAGTATGTTGGATACCCAAAAACAGCACCGGATTCTGGATTCTAA
- the LOC132188409 gene encoding large ribosomal subunit protein uL3c, which yields MSMASVSICRATIPIAHNAHNHPLSLKCSFINNGSNNPFLLQLHQPHRFKPCSGKGRGMVVRMGYEAGVGVMATKLGMMSYFEPNGKVVPVTVVGFKEGNIVTQIKTEATDGYDAVQVGYRRVRDRKLTKPELGHLQKVDAIPMRHLQEFRLVSVDGFEPNQRLVFDEIFKEGDLVDVAGTTIGKGFQGGIKRHNFKRGPMTHGSKSHRALGSIGAGTTPGRVYKGKKMPGRMGGTKTKIRKLKIVKVDNDLNVVMIKGALPGKPGNLLRITPAKIVGKNIPKS from the exons ATGTCAATGGCATCCGTATCGATTTGCAGAGCAACGATTCCAATTGCCCATAATGCTCACAATCATCCCCTTTCTCTCAAATGCTCTTTCATCAACAACGGCAGCAATAATCCTTTTCTCCTGCAACTGCACCAACCGCACCGTTTTAAACCGTGCAGCGGGAAAGGGAGGGGCATGGTGGTCAGAATGGGCTACGAGGCAGGCGTGGGAGTGATGGCGACCAAGCTGGGCATGATGAGCTACTTCGAGCCCAACGGAAAGGTCGTCCCGGTCACCGTGGTGGGATTTAAAGAAGGAAACATCGTGACCCAGATCAAGACCGAGGCCACCGACGGCTACGACGCCGTCCAGGTCGGCTACCGGAGAGTCAGGGACCGCAAGCTCACAAAGCCAGAGCTGGGTCATTTACAGAAGGTGGATGCCATTCCTATGCGCCATCTTCAGGAGTTTCGATTGGTGTCAGTGGATGGCTTTGAGCCCAACCAGCGgcttgtgtttgatgaaattttcaaGGAGGGTGATCTTGTTGATGTCGCCGGCACCACCATTGGCAAGGGTTTCCAAG GTGGAATCAAGCGGCACAACTTTAAAAGAGGTCCAATGACCCACGGTTCCAAGAGTCATAGAGCTCTTGGATCCATTGGTGCTGGAACAACACCAGGTCGTGTATACAAGGGAAAGAAGATGCCTGGAAGGATGGGAGGAACCAAGACAAAGATCAGAAAGCTTAAGATTGTCAAAGTTGACAATGATCTTAATGTTGTCATGATTAAAGGTGCTCTTCCCGGTAAGCCAGGAAATCTTTTAAGGATAACTCCAGCAAAGATTGTAGGGAAGAATATTCCAAAGAGTTAG
- the LOC132186749 gene encoding chromo domain protein LHP1, whose amino-acid sequence MKGGGGGKKRNSGAEAVAPPSEAASGGGGDSLAALLGENDQTQKGKERGDQVEDPSAAAAEEAEEEVEEEDEEDKVEDDEAPADDDDAAAERPKLDDGFYEIEAIRRKRVRKGQLQYLIKWRGWPEAANTWEPLENLQACSDVIDAFEESTRSGKHRKRKRKHGTPNTQPKKKQQHSNITDYDVTDVEISIVSETVKTGLPNKSSLTDFCAVPQSTHEGNSKGDMKNLETAKQIGVENGCGNIFQQIDNSKDGNEYDPKLSELKTTMFTNEVNMDELAIHFEEAKASEGDGPVDGVSKADCVEPVQSNRRTGAKRRKSGSVKRFKQESCPCEPVVTHIANTRTRSGGSGGRVQAPGTGNPGFPGENSSSRNGIGGLKNASNITRIVRPMGYSASVSNNVQDVLVTFMAMRSDGTEVVVDNKFLKANDPLLLINFYEQHLRYSPTSSLDRGIDGE is encoded by the exons atgaaaggaggaggaggagggaagaAGAGGAACAGTGGCGCCGAGGCAGTGGCTCCTCCAAGCGAAGCTGCTTCTGGTGGTGGGGGGGACTCATTGGCGGCGCTTTTGGGTGAAAATGATCAGACCCAGAAAGGGAAAGAGCGGGGGGACCAAGTTGAAGACCCTTCTGCCGCTGCTGCCGAAGAGGCGGAAGAAGAGGTAGAGGAGGAGGATGAAGAAGATAAGGTTGAAGATGACGAAGCCCCTGCTGACGACGACGACGCTGCTGCTGAGCGTCCCAAGCTCGACGACGGCTTCTACGAAATCGAGGCCATTCGCCGCAAAAGGGTTCGCAAG GGCCAGCTTCAATACCTAATCAAATG GCGCGGATGGCCAGAGGCAGCAAACACTTGGGAGCCTTTAGAGAATCTCCAGGCGTGCTCTGATGTTATTGATGCATTTGAAGAGAG CACGCGATCAGGAAAGCATCGGAAACGCAAGCGCAAACATGGGACACCTAATACCCAACCCAAGAAGAAGCAGCAGCATTCCAACATTACTGACTATGATGTAACAGATGTAGAAATAAGCATTGTTAGTGAAACTGTGAAAACTGGCCTTCCCAACAAATCAAGCCTAACCGATTTTTGTGCTGTCCCTCAATCTACTCATGAAGGAAATAGTAAGGGTGACATGAAAAATCTTGAAACTGCCAAGCAAATTGGTGTTGAGAATGGTTGTGGGAATATTTTTCAACAAATTGATAACAGCAAAGATGGAAATGAGTATGATCCAAAGCTTAGTGAGCTTAAAACAACAATGTTTACCAACGAGGTCAACATGGATGAGCTTGCAATACATTTTGAAGAAGCCAAAGCTTCAGAAGGTGATGGCCCTGTAGACGGGGTTTCCAAGGCTGACTGTGTTGAACCAGTTCAGAGCAATCGCCGCACAGGAGCTAAGAGAAGGAAGTCTGGTTCTGTGAAGAGGTTTAAACAAGAGTCATGCCCGTGTGAACCAGTTGTTACACATATTGCTAATACAAGAACCAGAAGTGGTGGCTCTGGCGGTAGAGTTCAAGCACCTGGGACTGGAAATCCTGGTTTCCCAGGGGAGAATTCAAGTAGCAGGAATGGGATTGgtggtttaaaaaatgcatCTAATATCACCAGGATTGTCAGGCCAATGGGCTACTCAGCTTCTGTATCAAACAATGTCCAGGATGTGTTAGTAACCTTTATGGCCATGAG GTCTGATGGAACAGAAGTGGTGGTGGATAACAAGTTTCTCAAGGCTAATGATCCACTTCTG TTGATCAATTTTTATGAGCAACATCTGCGGTATAGTCCTACATCATCCTTGGACAGAGGTATAGATGGAGAGTGA